A region from the Dendropsophus ebraccatus isolate aDenEbr1 chromosome 1, aDenEbr1.pat, whole genome shotgun sequence genome encodes:
- the NEIL1 gene encoding endonuclease 8-like 1 isoform X1, protein MPSTARQRCYTSKDYKFQHAQRRLDTPPRLKQPIRSEGALPGAGLILERSNRKRCDNAPDMPEGPELHLASVYVNRVCDRLCFGGKVEKSAVSKNPEVPFSCAEYTISAVSRGKELKLILTPAANAAEVACVLFRFGMSGGFKLATEDDLPKHAHLRFYTVDAPRKVLCFVDPRRFGSWHYNSPWQLERGPCVMTEYERFRENVLKHLSDRPFDKPICEVMLNQKYFNGIGNYLRSEILFRSQIPPFMPARSVLESMKNQSQNGDLSLSKKVKIKKENPDLLQLCYLVPMEVTKLGGKGYDPWHTGDYSVLQQWFQCYSVPGMKSLRDSNGRTVWFPGEPGPLAPKGKKKQKKRKSVDIDIKPIKVETNAIKRKATREQSKAARKKRKDEVKVEAGAETPVKRKRAKLLETSTEETKMRNTGVRGKRLQGGKKAVTDPEVKSGRRMSQRGSKTPTKRVKATMQQSEKVLTPKPRPRKLKSDVGTQPRNSPKLRPRTRKSAVHTTVTP, encoded by the exons ATGCCCTCTACTGCTCGTCAGCGCTGTTACACCAGCAaagactacaagttccagcatgcACAGCGTCGGCTGGACACGCCTCCTCGGCTGAAACAAccaataagaagtgagggggcgTTACCAGGTGCAGGACTAATACTGGAGAGAAGTAACAGGAAGCGGTGTGATAACGCTCCAG ACATGCCAGAAGGCCCAGAGCTTCACCTTGCCAGTGTCTATGTCAACAGAGTATGTGATCGATTGTGTTTTGGAGGTAAAGTGGAGAAGTCAGCGGTAAGCAAAAATCCAGAGGTGCCGTTCAGCTGTGCAGAGTACACCATCAGTGCTGTGTCCCGGGGAAAGGAGCTGAAGCTGATCCTCACACCTGCGGCAAATGCAGCTGAAGTGGCCTGTGTGCTCTTCAGGTTCGGCATGTCTGGAGGTTTCAAGCTGGCCACGGAGGATGACCTCCCTAAGCACGCTCACCTGCGCTTCTACACTGTGGATGCTCCCCGCAAAGTACTGTGCTTTGTAGACCCACGGCGCTTTGGAAGCTGGCATTACAATAGCCCCTGGCAGCTGGAACGTGGGCCTTGTGTGATGACCGAATATGAACGTTTCAG ggAGAATGTCTTAAAACACCTGTCTGACAGACCATTTGACAAGCCTATCTGTGAAGTCATGCTGAACCAGAAATACTTCAATGGCATTGGCAACTACTTACGATCAGAGATCCTGTTTCG GTCACAGATTCCTCCATTTATGCCAGCTCGTTCGGTCTTGGAAAGCATGAAGAATCAGAGTCAG AATGGAGACCTCTCTCTTAGTAAGAAAGTCAAGATCAAGAAAGAAAACCCGGACCTTCTACAGCTTTGTTATTTGGTGCCTATGGAGGTGACTAAATTGG GAGGTAAAGGTTATGACCCGTGGCATACAGGGGACTATTCTGTTCTACAACAGTGGTTTCAGTGTTACAGTGTTCCAGGAATGAAATCTCTTAGAGATAGCAATGGAAGGACAGTCTGGTTTCCG GGAGAACCAGGCCCCCTTGCTCCAAAAG GGAAGAAAAAGCAAAAGAAACGCAAGTCGGTGGATATCGATATCAAACCAATCAAG GTTGAAACCAATGCAATTAAAAGAAAAGCTACAAGGGAACAATCAAAAGCTGCGAGGAAAAAACGTAAGGATGAAGTGAAGGTTGAAGCAGGTGCGGAAACTCCAGTGAAAAGGAAAAGGGCAAAGTTGCTGGAAACGTCAACTGAAGAAACTAAAATGAGAAATACGGGAGTGCGAGGAAAGAGGCTGCAGGGAGGAAAGAAAGCCGTTACTGACCCTGAAGTGAAGAGCGGTAGACGAATGTCCCAAAGAGGCTCAAAGACTCCAACAAAAAGGGTAAAAGCTACAATGCAGCAGTCAGAGAAAGTCCTCACACCTAAACCCAGGCCAAGGAAGCTGAAGTCTGATGTGGGCACTCAGCCACGGAACTCTCCAAAGTTAAGACCTAGAACAAGAAAATCTG CTGTACATACTACAGTGACGCCATGA
- the NEIL1 gene encoding endonuclease 8-like 1 isoform X2: MPEGPELHLASVYVNRVCDRLCFGGKVEKSAVSKNPEVPFSCAEYTISAVSRGKELKLILTPAANAAEVACVLFRFGMSGGFKLATEDDLPKHAHLRFYTVDAPRKVLCFVDPRRFGSWHYNSPWQLERGPCVMTEYERFRENVLKHLSDRPFDKPICEVMLNQKYFNGIGNYLRSEILFRSQIPPFMPARSVLESMKNQSQNGDLSLSKKVKIKKENPDLLQLCYLVPMEVTKLGGKGYDPWHTGDYSVLQQWFQCYSVPGMKSLRDSNGRTVWFPGEPGPLAPKGKKKQKKRKSVDIDIKPIKVETNAIKRKATREQSKAARKKRKDEVKVEAGAETPVKRKRAKLLETSTEETKMRNTGVRGKRLQGGKKAVTDPEVKSGRRMSQRGSKTPTKRVKATMQQSEKVLTPKPRPRKLKSDVGTQPRNSPKLRPRTRKSAVHTTVTP; encoded by the exons ATGCCAGAAGGCCCAGAGCTTCACCTTGCCAGTGTCTATGTCAACAGAGTATGTGATCGATTGTGTTTTGGAGGTAAAGTGGAGAAGTCAGCGGTAAGCAAAAATCCAGAGGTGCCGTTCAGCTGTGCAGAGTACACCATCAGTGCTGTGTCCCGGGGAAAGGAGCTGAAGCTGATCCTCACACCTGCGGCAAATGCAGCTGAAGTGGCCTGTGTGCTCTTCAGGTTCGGCATGTCTGGAGGTTTCAAGCTGGCCACGGAGGATGACCTCCCTAAGCACGCTCACCTGCGCTTCTACACTGTGGATGCTCCCCGCAAAGTACTGTGCTTTGTAGACCCACGGCGCTTTGGAAGCTGGCATTACAATAGCCCCTGGCAGCTGGAACGTGGGCCTTGTGTGATGACCGAATATGAACGTTTCAG ggAGAATGTCTTAAAACACCTGTCTGACAGACCATTTGACAAGCCTATCTGTGAAGTCATGCTGAACCAGAAATACTTCAATGGCATTGGCAACTACTTACGATCAGAGATCCTGTTTCG GTCACAGATTCCTCCATTTATGCCAGCTCGTTCGGTCTTGGAAAGCATGAAGAATCAGAGTCAG AATGGAGACCTCTCTCTTAGTAAGAAAGTCAAGATCAAGAAAGAAAACCCGGACCTTCTACAGCTTTGTTATTTGGTGCCTATGGAGGTGACTAAATTGG GAGGTAAAGGTTATGACCCGTGGCATACAGGGGACTATTCTGTTCTACAACAGTGGTTTCAGTGTTACAGTGTTCCAGGAATGAAATCTCTTAGAGATAGCAATGGAAGGACAGTCTGGTTTCCG GGAGAACCAGGCCCCCTTGCTCCAAAAG GGAAGAAAAAGCAAAAGAAACGCAAGTCGGTGGATATCGATATCAAACCAATCAAG GTTGAAACCAATGCAATTAAAAGAAAAGCTACAAGGGAACAATCAAAAGCTGCGAGGAAAAAACGTAAGGATGAAGTGAAGGTTGAAGCAGGTGCGGAAACTCCAGTGAAAAGGAAAAGGGCAAAGTTGCTGGAAACGTCAACTGAAGAAACTAAAATGAGAAATACGGGAGTGCGAGGAAAGAGGCTGCAGGGAGGAAAGAAAGCCGTTACTGACCCTGAAGTGAAGAGCGGTAGACGAATGTCCCAAAGAGGCTCAAAGACTCCAACAAAAAGGGTAAAAGCTACAATGCAGCAGTCAGAGAAAGTCCTCACACCTAAACCCAGGCCAAGGAAGCTGAAGTCTGATGTGGGCACTCAGCCACGGAACTCTCCAAAGTTAAGACCTAGAACAAGAAAATCTG CTGTACATACTACAGTGACGCCATGA